TAAGTTTGAAACTCATCCTCTTCAAGGCAACAACATTTTCCATCACAAATTTAGCAAAACTTAACTCATGCTCAGaaccatcaaaactcaaaaactttaccactaagtttactaaaaaaatttgtcaataagtttactaaactttcaaaatataattgtgtTATGACGATATGTGATTACCTTAGTTATTAGGTTGTATGAGCACTTAAGCACATGACATTTTAAGttctaaaatataagttgtttaaggttatacaCAGGTATTAAGAACTCATCATTTGATAAACATTTTGATTGAAATACCCCTTATTTAAATTCGAGTTAtattagagagagaaatattttgaccataataaacaccaagtttaattattattttctatttggaggtatttaaaatgttttataaatatttagaatatttacaaaattatagtataattattatttggttagaggataatgtaatttatttatcatttatatttaaattaattaatttgagttaaaggaatattccgttagcatcttttggatggtgTTAAAGGGGGTGGGATGGAGTGAAGATTTTAGAGAAGAATTGAGTAAAGTGTAATTATAAGATTATTATtgggtggagtgtatattttagataagaatggagttaagtgttattctcacaaaccttgagaggggtgaATGTATTTTACTCATTGTATTATTATCAAAAGTAGGGCACCGTCTATCCTTAGTACTAAGTTGAATATATTTAGAAATGtacacttttttaaaaaaaaaactgtaaaAATGTACTCTAGAAGTAGACATAAGCAGTAGCATGTATGAATATTATTCAATAAATTAAGTATACCATATTTAGGATCTGTTCGTATTTTTCCTCGATCACTATTTAAATGTAAAAATATCTTGAAAATCAAAAGTTAGAGAAATTGAGAAGTAAATTTTCTAGGTTTtgatttcaagaaaaaaaaatctaggtttttgaaataattatacTGTAAATTTTCCATATTTTTGTATAtgttttagtttctttttataagTTAGCGTGTGTGCGTGTGTTGTGCGTGCAGTCTTATACATTGTGAAAATGATATCCTAATATTTGGGGACATCAGATTCAGATCTCCTCTTTTTGAGTTGGTAGAGATCGACTAGAGTTATGGGCATCCATTGAAAACGCTACATGAGAGGTGTACATTGACATCACCACTTCAGGATTCCATAATTGGACTCGAACTCACTTGTGAACCTTGTCAAGTCGCTCTTCTTAGGCCACAGTATATCGTTCGGCTGTAGCACATTCCATATAGCATCGCAAACTTCACTAAACACCCTCCTGGAACTTGACGTCGACAAACCAAACTTTTCGACCAGGATACTATAAGAGTCCCCGGTTGCTAGCTTCGAAATACAAATGACAACTTTTTGTCTCACGGGAGTAGCCTTAGTTAAACTGTTGTCCTTCTTCTCATGTGTTGCATTCAGCTCCTCACAAATCATATCGAAAGTCGCATTTCCCATGCTGAAGTGTTTTTGTATTCTTTTCCGAAAATTTAGGCTCCCATCTCCCACGAGAAGTTCCTTCACCACCATCCCCTGCAGCACTTGTCATGTTCATGCTCCTCCGATTCTTCTGTTGGAAAATCAGCAATAAATACAATCGCTATTAAAAGGTAAAAATATCTTGAAAATCAAAAGTTAAAGAAGTTGAAAAGTAAATTTtctaggttttgaaataattttattgtAAATTTTCCATATTTTTGTATATGTTTTAGTTTCTTTATGTAACTCAGTGTGTGTGCGCGTGCGTTGTGCGTGCAGTCGAAAATAAGTGCCACAACTCGTAAGAAGATGACCTAAAGGATGATTCAACATAACACATTACATAAAAAACAACTTTAAGGACAATTATACAGTGACAATAATTCAATTACTGGCAATTAATATGTAAAATTAATTATTCTTCTTACAATTAGAGATTGATCGGTAAAATAGTCTATATACCAACAATTGACACTAAAAAGTCTAAATTAAAAAAGATTTTTCTTCCAAATTCTTAAAATTGATTCTTATTACCTGATTCGTTCCTGATTGTCTCATGCTCCTCCGGTTATAGGGAAAGTGTTCATGATGATGCTGAAGATGTTAGTTGAGGATAAAAGTAGCAACCTTTGGAAATtggggggagagagagagagagtgggagggggagagagagagagagagagagagagagagagagagagagagagagagagagagagagagagagagagagagaggccaACAATGTTGGGATGGATTGAGAGAGAGAGGCCAACAACATTGGGATGGATTCTAGGAACAAAAGTGATGAGAGTATATTGATCTTCTTTTGGAGGCAAATTCAATTGCCTCATTCGCTCTTTCTTCCTAATTATAACtatgaaaatgttttcttcacacTTTTTTACTAACACTTAGAGATAAATAAGAATTGAAAAGAGTGAAATGTgtaatatgatatgtgatgtgatacGAAATGCAGAttgagataagaagaaaaatgtaTAGAATtaagatgaaaaataaaataaggtaTGAATGAATCATTACTCTTATAATTATATAAGACAAATATACTCGACATCACTTTATATGATCATTTACTAAATTTCAGAAAATATTGGTTACTCTTTTTCATGTGAAGTCCACTATAAATATGAGTCGCATTTCCAATTTAATGGGCTTCACATGaatttcaatcaatcaataaaaGAGTGGTAGAGCACTATTTGTGAAACACGAGTGTTTTTCGTTTAAAAGAGTTATGTTTATTCAAACGAAGTGATTTTTCAAGGATCAATTGTACATTTCGAGCAACTTATAATTTCTTTCTAAATACTAAATGTAAGACCTATAAAGTAGAAAATTAATCATTATATTCTGATACTACCATATCAGAATTTGATCTCATAAACATATTGGTTTCAAGCATAATTCTGATTTGGCACTCAACATCTCTGCACAGTAAGTACCTCAAGTCTGGTCTCTTATTTTGGTAATTATACCTTTGTGATTAACTCAAGCATATCATTATTGCTAAACGTCCAATACAATGAGGTGGACATTCAAGTGTCaaacgagtaatgatatatacacacctcatcttttaaacacttcatttccacctatttatgtttctacctctctcctcttatcatctatcatatctcatactttctctctcttactttttcttttcttcctaaatctctcctcctccacctccttccacctcaaaatgaggtgtgaagaaaacattttcccccAAGAGGTAAAGTTAAGTGCTGCTTCATATCAAGTCTAACTAAATCTTGCCAAAATACAGATTAAACCCGCACCACAATACTATGTCAAATAAATCAgttacataaaaaaaatcctTAAAGCATCAAGTCTCACTAAATCTTGCACAATTACCAGAATACATTAAGATGTCAGCAAAATACATTGTGAAAATCTCTTTTGCTTTTTCTTCAATGTCGGCCCAACATTCACTGAGATCTCCACAAAGAAGGTCCACAACAATCCGCATCAGTACAACATTCAATTTGCAAATAGTAGGATATCAGTCTTCATTAATGGGTTTTGAGACTTCATGTAATTTGAGTTAATTGTGTACTGCTGGTAAAATATTTGGGTGAAATAAGTCCTCCATGCGCATCCATTTAATAAGCCAAACAGCTGAGTTTGTTCTGCAATATTAAGATTTAAAGAATGTGACTCATGACTCATTTTCAGGCTCAATTTCTTCACAATAGCTTCCTTGCCAGACACAAGTGCAAATAAAACAACTCTAAAGGCATATAAGCACATAAAACTACACTTGGTCAATAAAGCAATCCTAATAACCACATAAATTAACAGAGTCTAATTATGTGTGCTCCTCAAACAAATGTAGCATGAAACTCAGCATAAATGATGGAAAGGACCAGTTGGTTTCATGAACAAGTGGCTATAACCAAATGTACCCACAAAGCAATTTTGTAATGATGAACTACCATATATGCTCATAGATGTATTCCAACCTTGTTTCTGCATCAGAGGCTATTGGAACTCTGGCTGGCCATCATAACAGATCCCTCGTACAAAACAATTATATGACTAACTCAGAATCCTTAACAGTTTACACTaaatcaaattttccatttcTTGAAATTATAATACGAGGACATGAAACGAAGCATTCAAAATTAGAAACTTTAGGCAACAAAAGCATTTTTTCAAAGAGCCaaaatatcttaaatattaACTAAGGTTGAATGAGTACAAGATCTACCCATCAACCAAACTCTACACCACCATAAGCAAAACCTGTAACAGCCTCTAATGCAACAACCAAAACATAACCAGAATTGGGACCCTGTGCATACATCCAATATGACGCAACATTAAGTAAAGACCAGTAACAAGTAACAGCACTAACTACAAAAGGGACACCAGTGAGATGATGAGCACCATAATTCCAGCAGCAACATGAAGAATTTGACAACAGCAAAGTGATTATCTTGCAACAACTTCACCCAGAAAACCACCCTTATATTATTAATCAATGTCCAAGTACAACAGGCTGTATGTTTCCACACAATTCATAAGTAACAACCTTCTAAGAAACCATCAGTTGAACAACCTCTCAAGGCTACTCCCCAAGTCACAATACCAGATAAACATCACATAACAGTTTCACTAATGCCAACATTTCTCGACAGTACATGAGAAATGTACAAATCATCCCACATTTGTCCATAAAGGAACTGGACCatagaggaaaaaaataaaaactctaaAACCGAGAGTGAGACAGACTCACTGAGCTATCCAACCATGTTAACGGCAATGGTAATGCCTTCTTCAGCGCCTCTGTTAGACATCGAGGACAAGCGCGGCCGGTGAGATCAAGCTTTCTACATAGACCATTGGTGTTTTGACCATGGTGTTTTGAATTTGGGAAGTTCTAACATCTCTGAAATTGTAAACAATTAACTCGGACTCGAACTTAGATAGAGTTTCTAATTCCAGCAGAACTTCGTCGTTCTCAGAAATATGAAATGCGTTGATAAACAGGCATTCGTTCCACACATAGAATAATCTAGTCCAAGACTCTATATTTCCATACTCTTGCATAAGCCAAATTTCACTATAAGAAGCTTCGAAAGAAATGACGCACAAGCAATCCCTCAACACCCCTAAACTCACCGGAATATCATGAGGACAATGATCAGGCAGCAAAAGTTTTTGATAACACTCACTCCCCAAATCAAAAGAAACAATAACATTTGGAGCAACAAACCAATTAAGGGTGCCACTCACAAATCTTCCTGAATAATCAAAAGGGCAATATACAGGGAAATCTTCTTCAACCTTCCTCCAAGAATCTGTACCCACAGTATGAACCTTGACTTGTGTTTCCAAATTTTCCTAGTGGCAGAAAAGTGCAACAACTTTGTAACAATCAGCAAAATGATTGTAACCAAACCCGAATACCGTGTACATATCGGGTAGCCGTGGATTTTCCAGAGATGGCAAGTCCTTGAATCTCCCAGTGGAAGGGTTCCATAAGAGAGGAAAGCGTCCATCGATGGCCAAGCAGACAATGCCATCACAAGAACCAACAATGAAATCAGAAGGGTTTGGATTGTTGAGAGGGTGGTCGAACTGAGTGGAGGGGGCGATCGCGGCGGCGTCGTCGAAGACAGAGAGGAGCGGAGAAGACGTGAAAAGGAACTCGTTGGTGGAGCCAAAGATGAGGTGGTGGCGCGTGAAGTCCTTAGGTGAACAGCGAAGGTGTTTTCTGGCGAATTTGGGGTCACCGGAGATTAGAGAATTCCAGGACTTGCATACGCAGCGGAATTGCAAGAGGGACTTCACGGGGAGCCTGCATAGGATTTCCACCACGAGCTCGAACGGAAGGGTTGGCAGCGGCGGCGGCGGGTGAAGTGAGTCGCCGTGAGGGTTGGAAGAGGAAGGAAATGAAGGTGGTGTTAGGGCTTCGGTGGAAGTTGTGAACTGCTTAACAGAAATCTCAACCTAGCTTGCAGAAGAAgctcaatgaagaagaagaagaaactgtaTTGAATCTTGTAAAATGAATATTCTGATTACAGAGAGTGTTTGTGCTAACACTATTTATATATAGTAAACTCTTAACTAATTGTAGTTATAACTACCCTAACAAACTTTGACAGCTGGCTTAACTAACTACTAATTATTACAAAGGAGTCCCTGAACTCTTGCTTTTGTTTTGTATCAATCCTTGAACACTCTAATATTTCACACCCTCCCACAAGCTGGAGGTCGAAAAATATCTATCATAGCCAGTTTGGTTGCAAAGCCTTGGAAGACCCGGGGCTAAAGTGCTTTAGTAAAAACATCTGCAACTTGTAGTGTTGTAGGGATAGGTAGCAACTTGAGAATTCCAGCTTGCAGTTTTTCTCGAACCACATGGCAATCAATGTCTAAATGCTTGGTTCTCTCATGAAAAATAGGATTGGCAGCAATGTGAAGTGCACTTTGATTGTCACAGAACAGAACTGGTGTTGCAGTGCAAGTAACTTTAAGATCCTGCAAGAGATATAACAACCATTGTAGCTCACAAGTAGCATAAGCCAATGCCTTGTACTCTGCTTCACTAGAAGATCGAGACACAGTAGTTTGCTTCTTTGCTTTCCAAGAAACCAAAGACCTTCCAATATAGAAACAATAGCCTGAGATAGACCTTCTAGTATCTGGACAACCAGCCCAATCAGCATCTGAATAGCCTTGAATATTGATAGTGGAATTTCTAGGAAACAACAATCCTAATCCAGGTGAAGCTTTCAAGTATCTGAGAACCCTCTGTGCAGCCTTGAAATGTCCATCCATAGGATTACTCATGTACTGACTGAGCTGCTGTGTTGCATGTGAAATATCAGGCCTAGTAGTAGTGAGATACAAAAGCCTTCCCACTAGTCGTCTGTAAGCAGCTGGATCATCATATGGCTTTCCTTGTTCTTGAGACAATCTGATAGAAGGATCAAGTGGTGTAGCAACTGGCTTACTTCCTAAAGTTCCTGTTTCTTGAAGTAAGTCAAGACAATATTTTCTCTGACAAAGAGAAATTCCTGAAGTAGAATGTGCAACTTCAAGACCAAGGAAATACTTCAACACTCCTAGATCCTTGATTCCAAAAGCTTGATGAAGTGAATCTTTGACTAACTGGAATTCAGTCACAGTGTTACCAAATAGTATCACATCATCTACATATACCAGCAAGCCTGTGAAAGAAGAGCCTTGGAATTTAACAAAAAGAGAATGATCTGATGCAGTTTGTTTAAAACCAAGAGTTTCTAGATGAGCTGACAATTTTTCATACCACTTCCTACTAGCCTGCTTAAGTCCATATAGGGATTTTAATAATTTGCAAACTTGATTTGGCTTTACTGAAGGCACCCCTGCTGGTATAGTCATATACACATCTTCATCTAAATTGCCATGTAAGAAGGCATTGTCTACATCAAGCTGATGGAGATGCCAATTCTGAGAAGCTGCTAAGGCTAAAATTACTCTTACTGTAGTTAGCTTTGCCACTGGTGAAAAAGTGTCAAAGTAATCCAAGCCTTCCACCTGATTGTAACCCTTTGCTACTAACCTTGCTTTATACCTGGCAAGAGTCCCATCGGCATTCCTTTTAACCCTGTAAACCCATTTGTTTCCTATTGGTTTTACTCCTTCTGGTAAATCTACCAATTTCCAAGTACCATTCTTCTCAAGTGCTTTGATTTCTGCTTGCATGGCTTCTCTCCAGTGTAAATCTTTGTTTGCTTCTGCAAAAGTAGAAGGCTCCTGATCAGGGGCAATGTTGAGAGCATAAGCTTTGTGTGCAGTAGACAGCCTCTCATCAGAATAATGACGAACAATACTGTGAGCAGTGCTGCTGCGAATAGGTAAAGCACTGAATTGAAAATTTGCCAAATGGACAGGTCTTTTAAGTGGTCTTGTGGATCTTCTAACTTCAACCTCGCCTTCAGCTGTGATTGAACCAGGTTGAGGAATTTCATCTACTGTCtgagtgttagggatttcatcTTCAATGGAAGCACCTGAAGGCATCTCATGTTGCACTCCATCTTCAATAGAAGCACATGGAGTTGACACACTCGCATCTCCTTTTGCTGATTGAATTTCTGAGGCAACATTCAGTTTGTCAGCTGTAGACTCTGCTTGTGTTTGTAAATCAAGACAAGTCCAAGCAGGTGAATTTGAACCTTTGTAAGGCAACACATGCTCATGAAAAATAACATCTCTTGAGATAAAAATTTCTTGTGTTATAAGATCCATCAAGACATACCCTTTCATTCCTTGCTTGTATCCCAAGAAAATGCATTTCCTAGCCCTTGGATCTAATTTGGATCTGTTATTTGTAAGAGTAGTAGCAAAACAAAGTGATCCAAAAACCTTCATCATTTCCAGATCCACTGCCTCTCTATATAACAACTCATATGGTGACTTGTTCTTCAAGAGCTTACTTGGTATCCTATTCATAAGGAATACAGCATGCAACACAGAGTAACACCACATCTTCTTGGGTAGTTTGGACTGAAACAATAAAGTTCTTGCTATATTGAGAATATGCTGATGCTTCCTCTCAACCCTCCCATTCTGCTGAGGGGTACTCACACAAGATTTCTGATGAACAATTCCCTGAGCAGAGTAGAATGCAGGAAGAAGAAATTCTGGCCCATTGTCACTTCTTATAGCTTTTACTGTCTGTCCAAACTGAGTTTTAACTAATGTGATGAAATTCTTCACTTGCTGCTGAACCTCACCCTTGTTATTGAGTAATACAACCCAAACAAATCGGCTATAATCATCCAGAACAGTAAGAAAATACTTGTGATTGTGAACAGAAGCTTGAGCAAGAGGACCCCAAATATCCATATGAACCAGGTCAAAACATTTTTGTGCTTTACTAACACTGACAGTGaacatttttctcttttgttttgcCAAGTGGCAAACATCACACACAATTGACTTACTGACACTAATGGAATTTTGTACAGTGTGTAAAGCAAGTAGTCTATCATGAGATAAGTGTCCTAACCTGAAGTGCCATAAAGCACCAGGTGGGATAATATGACCAAAGTCATTTATTTCTGAAGTAGAACTATGCTGAATTGAAAAACAGGTACTAGAAGAACTACTAACTACAAGGTGATAGAGTTCATCAGGCTGCAAACTACCCAAACCAATCCTCCTCTGGGTTTGCACTTCCTGAACAAAACAGTGAAATTTACCAAATATCACATCAACACCATGTTCCTTTGCTAGCTTATGTACTGAGACTAAATTGTATGTGAATTCAGGAACGAAAAGGACATGTGTCAAGAGAATAGTTTGTGTGATTCTAACAGTTCCAGCATAGCATGTTTTGATGATAGTACCATTAGGCAGCTTAACACTAATTGGTTTCACTTCAGTGATTGTGTTAAAAGACATTTTATCAAAACATATATGGTCACTTGCACCTGAGTCTATAATCCAATCTCTACTATCATAATGTTGAAAACAAGATAGAGCAATAGGATTACCATGTCCTGCAGCATTTCCTTCGCAAGTAATAGCCTTCACCACATGATTTACAGAAGCACTACCATTCACAGTAGCACCACCATTTTCTGATCCTTTCTTTGAAGCTGTAGTGACATGCTGAATCATGTCTAGGATTCTTTTGTACTGATCTGCAGTAAAAGGTTCTTCAACTCCTCTTTGTGAGTAAACATCATCCTCATCTGGATCATCAGTAGAATCTGAATTTCTGGATGTATTGTTGACATGACTTGTACTATTTCTGGAATTAAAAGTAGTTGGATATCCATGTAGCCTATAGCATATCTCAACAGTGTGTCCTGGCTTCTTACAATGAGTACAAAATTTTCCTGTGTTTCTGTAGGAAGAACCACCAAATTGACCTTTTCCATATGGTGGTTTCTTTCCTTCTGCTGCATTCACTATTGCCAATGAATCTCCTTTCTCCTCTGTCTCAGTTTGCCTCTCATGCTGTGTAGCTAGGGAAACAACCTTAGCTAGTGATGGTAAAGGATGACTCATCAAAATCTGTGATTTCACCACTCCAAAGCTATCATTCAGCCCTAAAAGAAATCTGATAGCATTATCTTGTTCTCTAAACAGCTTCACACTTTCAATTGCATCACATCTACAAGGAACAGTGCATCTACATTGTGGAATTGGACGATAATGCTCTAATTCCTCCAAAAGTATCTTCAACTCAGTGTAATACTCACTCACAGAATTTgaattttgtttcaaattacTGATTTCATTATGCAATTCAGAAATTCTAACTAGATCTCCTTGAGAAAACCGATCTCGCAGGTCTCTCCAAGCATCAGAAGCATTTTCAAGAAAAACTATACTGTTTGCTATAGAAGTCGTTACCGAATTAAGGATCCATGAATGGATCAAGCTATTGCAGCGTTCCCAAGCCTCAAAGTTTGCATCGGTTGCTGCTGGTACTGGAATTTCACCGCTGACGAATCGAAACTTGTTCTTCGCGACCAGCGCACGCTTCATCGATCTCGCCCAAGCGTTGTAATTCTTGCCATTCAGAGGTGGATTCACCATCGTTGCTGCAGGATTATCGCTTGAATGTATGTAGTAAGGTGATGCTGGATTCTGAGTAGGATCGAGCACCACATGAGGAACAGCGTTTTGATTCTGGTTCTGGCGATTCACCATTGTTGCAGATTGCGGAAGCTCTAAGATGATTTTGCTCTTGATACCATAACAGAAATCTCAACCTAGCTTGCAGAAGAAgctcaatgaagaagaagaagaaactgtaTTGAATCTTGTAAAATGAATATTCTGATTACAGAGAGTGTTTGTGCTAACACTATTTATATATAGTAAACTCTTAACTAATTGTAGTTATAACTACCCTAACAAACTTTGACAGCTGGCTTAACTAACTACTAATTATTACAAAGGAGTCCCTGAACTCTTGCTTCTGTTTTGTATCAATCCTTGAACACTCTAATATTTCACACTGCTGCTGCTTTTGCCTCTTGGTGGCGGTTGTTTCCTCTGTGAGTACGGCGTCGGTTTTGGCACGATCGTGACCGGAGAAGCTTAGATTGTCCATGGAGTAGCTGGCTATGGGGAAAGGAGCTggtttgacttttctgagcggCGAAGGAAGAATtaggggaattagatttcccaccccatcATTTAGAATTGCGCCTTTTAAACCTCTATATCAGTCCAGCTGTTGATGTTTTGG
This is a stretch of genomic DNA from Lotus japonicus ecotype B-129 chromosome 1, LjGifu_v1.2. It encodes these proteins:
- the LOC130712478 gene encoding putative F-box protein At3g16210 is translated as MIDIFRPPACGRVEISVKQFTTSTEALTPPSFPSSSNPHGDSLHPPPPLPTLPFELVVEILCRLPVKSLLQFRCVCKSWNSLISGDPKFARKHLRCSPKDFTRHHLIFGSTNEFLFTSSPLLSVFDDAAAIAPSTQFDHPLNNPNPSDFIVGSCDGIVCLAIDGRFPLLWNPSTGRFKDLPSLENPRLPDMYTVFGFGYNHFADCYKVVALFCH